One Gossypium raimondii isolate GPD5lz chromosome 3, ASM2569854v1, whole genome shotgun sequence genomic window carries:
- the LOC105795568 gene encoding uncharacterized protein LOC105795568 has product MTLPRFIVLKTLCDPTYLGYKHDNGNFNGYAEFTEPTVVSANAKFEVEFAKDGLVHIRSCTNNKYLERIHNLSITERPNEEYWITITADKPEEDRSKESCTLFKPIVEDFVNQNYRFVHVQSGYYLCLWSLDTSELGRGVLANHNHVAANRDDIFKVIDWETLVILPRYVAFKGNNNRFLRLTEVGGQPSLEFSSEDVGGHSVTMKVFYRKDGDIRIKPVCSDRFWRCSQNRIWVDSDETIVNDKDTHFRAFKVDSKTIALLNVGNDKFCKRYITRVTTDILAATDLSITKEAYLRVLEPVLSRTIYNLRYDTENARVYNEKVLVVAQNSATNRTTQANTLDVKLSYSETNTSTWLARFTLDLETKATFQVGVPFIGETGVEISSKYETGIEWGKTKTMTTDMEVTHQVRVPPMTKVTVYLKMTNGTCDVPFVFTQKDSLYNGFFVTTDVLGNTFTGTNYYNIQYDSKEEPLTSEPLTSEPLTSEPPTSGNQNINVYCEII; this is encoded by the coding sequence ATGACATTGCCAAGGTTCATCGTTCTCAAAACCCTCTGTGACCCAACATACCTCGGCTACAAACACGACAATGGCAACTTCAATGGCTATGCCGAGTTCACCGAACCCACGGTTGTGAGCGCAAATGCGAAATTCGAAGTGGAGTTCGCTAAAGATGGGCTGGTACACATAAGGAGCTGTAccaacaacaaatatttggaaCGAATTCATAATCTTTCCATCACCGAAAGACCAAATGAGGAGTATTGGATTACTATAACCGCCGATAAGCCGGAAGAAGACCGATCTAAGGAGTCATGCACATTGTTCAAGCCTATCGTGGAAGACTTCGTAAATCAAAATTATCGATTTGTCCATGTTCAATCTGGATACTATTTATGCTTATGGTCATTGGATACATCGGAACTCGGTCGTGGCGTGCTGGCAAACCACAATCATGTTGCGGCTAATCGCGATGATATCTTCAAAGTTATTGATTGGGAGACGTTGGTGATTCTGCCTCGCTACGTTGCTTTCAAAGGAAACAATAACAGGTTCCTTCGTCTTACTGAAGTTGGGGGTCAACCGTCATTAGAATTCTCGAGTGAGGATGTTGGTGGTCACTCTGTGACAATGAAGGTTTTCTATAGGAAGGATGGTGATATCCGGATCAAGCCGGTTTGTTCCGATAGGTTCTGGAGGTGTAGCCAGAATCGTATTTGGGTGGATTCTGATGAAACTATAGTTAACGATAAGGACACTCATTTTCGTGCCTTCAAAGTCGACAGCAAGACCATAGCTCTGCTCAACGTCGGCAACGATAAGTTCTGCAAGCGCTACATAACTAGGGTAACGACCGATATCCTTGCTGCAACCGACCTTTCTATTACTAAAGAAGCCTACCTACGTGTACTAGAGCCTGTGTTGTCAAGGACAATTTATAATCTCCGATACGACACAGAAAATGCTCGGGTCTATAACGAAAAGGTCCTTGTTGTGGCCCAGAATTCCGCCACTAACCGTACCACCCAAGCCAACACACTCGATGTGAAACTTTCCTATAGTGAAACCAATACCAGTACTTGGCTAGCTCGTTTTACACTAGATCTTGAAACCAAAGCCACCTTCCAAGTCGGGGTTCCATTCATTGGTGAAACGGGTGTCGAAATATCTTCCAAATACGAAACAGGAATCGAGTGGGGAAAGACCAAGACGATGACCACCGACATGGAAGTTACGCACCAAGTTCGTGTGCCGCCCATGACTAAGGTGACGGTGTATCTTAAGATGACCAATGGCACGTGCGATGTTCCCTTCGTGTTCACTCAAAAAGACAGCCTTTATAATGGGTTCTTCGTTACAACTGATGTCCTAGGCAACACTTTCACCGGTACTAATTATTACAACATCCAATATGATAGCAAAGAAGAACCCCTCACCTCTGAACCCCTCACCTCTGAACCCCTCACCTCTGAACCCCCCACCTCTGGAAATCAGAACATCAACGTATattgtgaaataatttaa